In the genome of Oncorhynchus masou masou isolate Uvic2021 chromosome 26, UVic_Omas_1.1, whole genome shotgun sequence, one region contains:
- the LOC135514578 gene encoding homeobox protein prophet of Pit-1-like: MSFGEDYVSCASEISAFYTGHNWATSYVDTTNNNTDYAQDSCRVSQDALRGVHKGTCRRRKRTTFSKAQLVELERAFSLTHYPDVKVKESLASLMELPESKIQVWFQNRRARYYKNKKPQEDQLPPAIDRSVSQFPCAPTPNPTTMPPPYPSPPRQYTSPPPRYTSPGIAKASKLSSGCVPGSQTMYLPLPTSPTPRDQATGYPLGSIQSLYLGYYNNEAVQCKATQRTWEFSEGLSVYEAFAGDTQWQHTIPESRSGASDQCLHAHNMPMQYFSFATCWSQKAEISEDLPEFYKQDLDDLNLTDLEVSTAMIDYILS, encoded by the exons ATGTCATTTGGTGAAGATTACGTGAGTTGTGCCAGCGAGATAAGCGCGTTTTACACTGGCCATAACTGGGCAACTTCCTACGTGgataccaccaacaacaacacggATTACGCACAGGACTCCTGCAGAG TAAGCCAGGATGCTCTCCGCGGTGTGCACAAGGGCACTTGTCGGCGCCGGAAGCGCACGACCTTCAGCAAAGCGCAGCTGGTCGAGCTGGAGAGGGCCTTCTCCCTCACGCACTACCCAGACGTCAAAGTGAAGGAGTCTCTCGCGTCCCTCATGGAGCTCCCCGAGTCCAAGATCCAG GTGTGGTTCCAAAATCGCCGTGCGCGCTACTACAAGAACAAGAAACCACAAGAAGACCAATTACCACCAGCAATTGACCGTTCAGTTTCACAGTTCCCCTGCGCTCCAACCCCCAACCCCACGACCATGCCTCCCCCCTATCCTTCCCCACCTCGCCAATACACTTCTCCGCCTCCTCGCTACACTTCCCCAGGTATAGCCAAGGCCTCCAAGCTTTCTTCAGGCTGTGTGCCAGGGAGCCAGACAATGTACCTGCCACTGCCTACCTCTCCAACCCCCAGAGACCAGGCCACGGGCTACCCACTGGGCAGTATTCAGAGCCTGTATTTAGGGTATTATAACAATGAAGCGGTGCAGTGTAAAGCGACACAGAGAACCTGGGAGTTTTCAGAGGGACTCAGTGTCTATGAGGCTTTTGCCGGGGACACGCAGTGGCAACACACCATCCCCGAGAGCCGAAGTGGCGCATCTGACCAGTGCTTGCATGCACACAACATGCCAATGCAGTACTTCAGCTTCGCCACCTGTTGGAGCCAGAAAGCTGAAATTTCTGAAGACCTGCCTGAGTTCTACAAGCAGGATCTCGACGACTTGAATTTGACTGATTTGGAGGTTTCAACCGCTATGATCGATTATATTCTCAGCTGA
- the LOC135514577 gene encoding kinesin-like protein KIF12 has translation MHVATQADTSGVMLGHQKHCWRKARVGASGQERAFVFDVVLGPESSQHAMFQECGMTRLIDMAVQGFCCTVFAFGQTGSGKTYTITGPHSLFLEGSHDALLAGLMQRSLSYLLQLAGQSEEGFHLYASYLEIYNEQVHDLLNPCLPYSLAVRGSRTQGFYVENLSVVEFHNLDSFMRILEGGMQNRQSSSHSQNEHSSRSHSILTVHIKGMSTQGKLCVVDLAGSERVREGDSIEELLEETGNINRSLLTLGKCISSLVDPIKRNGHIPYRDSKLTKLLSDSLGGSGITLMIACVSPTLGNLQETLNTLRYSSRAKRIKNRPMVKRDLREKLVVSLQREICRLRQENLLLQQHLSSAHKPGAGGSGLETKYPGKMSSSPQHAKDLAGVRTGSSCSETSLRSLLQELMRENDKLQ, from the exons ATGCATGTGGCGACTCAGGCCGATACATCAGGAGTCATGCTGGGTCACCAGAAGCATTGTTGGAGGAAAGCCAGG GTGGGTGCGTCGGGGCAGGAGAGGGCGTTTGTgtttgatgtggtcctgggcccTGAGAGTTCCCAGCATGCCATGTTTCAAGAGTGTGGCATGACTCGTCTCATAGACATGGCGGTCCAGGG GTTCTGCTGTACTGTGTTTGCCTTTGGACAGACAGGGTCAGGAAAAACATATACCATCACTGGGCCACACTCTCTG TTCTTGGAGGGATCTCATGACGCCTTGCTGGCAGGTCTAATGCAGCGTTCTCTGTCATACCTTCTTCAGCTGGCTGGCCAATCAGAGGAGGGCTTTCACCTCTATGCCTCATACCTGGAGATCTATAATGAACAG GTGCATGACCTGCTGAACCCATGTCTGCCGTACTCGTTGGCAGTGCGCGGCAGCAGAACCCAAGGGTTCTACGTAGAGAACCTGTCAGTAGTAGAGTTCCACAACCTGGACAGCTTCATGAGAATactggagggag GGATGCAGAACAGACAGAGCTCCTCTCACTCCCAGAATGAACATTCCAGCCGTAGCCACTCCATCCTAACCGTCCAcatcaag GGCATGTCAACCCAGGGGAAGCTGTGCGTAGTAGACCTGGCAGGtagtgagagggtgagagagggagactctATAGAGGAATTATTGGAAGAGACAGGCAACATCAACCGCAGTCTACTCACTCTGG GGAAGTGTATCTCGTCTCTGGTGGATCCTATTAAGAGGAATGGCCATATTCCCTACCGCGACAGTAAACTCACCAAGCTGCTCTCTGATTCGCTGGGAGGATCTGGTATCACTCTCATG ATTGCGTGTGTGTCTCCCACCCTGGGCAATCTCCAGGAGACCCTGAACACACTTCGATACTCCAGCAGAGCCAAAAGGATCAAGAATAGACCCATGGTCAAGAGG GACCTGCGTGAGAAGTTGGTGGTCAGCCTCCAGAGAGAGATCTGCCGGCTGCGCCAGGAGAACCTGTTGCTACAGCAGCACCTCTCCTCAGCCCACAAGCCTGGGGCAGGGGGTTCTGGGCTGGAGACAAAGTACCCTGGGAAAATGAGTTCTTCTCCCCAGCATGCAAAAGACTTGGCCGGGGTCAGGACAGGCTCCTCCTGCTCTGAGACCAGCCTCAGGAGCCTGTTGCAGGAGCTGATGAGAGAGAACGACAAGCTACAGTGA